A segment of the Agarivorans albus genome:
AGACGAAGAGCGCCATTGGGTCGCTCGGTTAGCTTGTGGTCATTACCAGCATGTTCGTCACCAGCCGCCATGGCAAAACCGACCGTGGGTGCTTAATTACCAGGGGCGTTTTAGCATGCTTGGTAAAGAACTCTCCTGTGTTAAATGCCTAGAAAGTGCCCCCCGCGATTGGAATTAACAAATAATTCAAGCCTGTAGATCTATTCCCACTCACTAACCGTTTTAAGAGTAATTGTTAAAACTGGCGTAGATAGATATGCAACTAGCCTCTAGCGTACATCGAAAATACCTCTTATTAATTAGCCTACTGGCAGGTTTGTGGGGCTGTTCTAGTGCCGATGTTTCCAGTTATGCAGACAACCAACCCACTTTGGTTTTGGAAGACTTTTTTGATGGCCAACTTAGCGCGCATGGCATTGTTAAAAACCGTTCGGGAGAATTGATTCGTTATTTTAACGTAACCATCGATGCTAGCTGGGACGAACAAGGGGTAGGCACTCTTGATGAGCATTTTGTTTTTGACGATGGCGAGAAGCAGCAACGCATTTGGACTTTGGTTAAGCAGGACGATGGTAGCTACCTAGCCAGTGCTAACGATGTTAGCCAACCCGCCAAGATGCACTTAGCAGGCAATGCCTTGTTTATGGACTATGTGCTCACTTTGCAATATAAAGGCAAACCGCTAGATGTGGTGGTTGAAGACAGAATGTATTTGGTTAACTCAACCACCATTGTGAATGAGTCGGTGATGCGAAAATTTGGATTTAAAGTGGGCTCGGTAAGTTTGGTGATTCAAAAACAGTCTTAGCTTGCCTTCACACAAACGACAGCAAAAAAACGTTTCAGCTGTTAAAGCCCTGCAAACTGGGCTAGGTATGTAGTAAGCAATTTAAATATGAAGAGAGAGCTCAATGAGCAACGTTTCTAAAACAAATGTTTCAAACTTGGCGCCACTAGCCAATAGTTTCCGGCTCGAACCGGCTTTAATTACGATTACCAATTTGCGCTTGCGAACGTATATAGGTTTTAACGAAGAAGAGCTTAGTAAGCAGCAAGACGTGGTGATAAATGCCGAAATTCGTTATCAAGCAAGCAAAGCCTGCGAAGCAGATAGTGAGGATTTAGCACTCAATTACAAAGTAATTACCAAAGCGATGATCGCCCACGTTGAGCAAGGCCACTTTCGCCTACTGGAAAAACTGTGTGCCGACTTGCTTACCCTAGCAATGGAAGAACCGCGGGTAATTAACGCCAGCATCACCGTAGATAAACCGCATGCCTTACGATTTGCAGATTCGGTATCGGTGACTTTATCAGGTTCGCGTAATGCCGAGTAAGCCAGCTAACAGCAGTGCACCAGTGCTAATTACTGGTGGCTCCCAGCGCTTAGGCTTAGCGATTGCCGAAGATTTGCTGCAGCAAGGTTACTCGGTGATTGTGACCTATCGTAGTGACAAACCTGCGGTACAAGCCTTACGCGATAAAGGCGCAGATTGCATCATTGCCGATTTTAGCGACGAGCAAGGCATTTGCCAGTTTATTGCTTACGTACTAGATAACTACTCTGCCTTACGTGCTGTTATCCATAATGCTTCGCAGTGGTTAAACAATACCGCGCTAGATAATCAGCACCAATTAATGCAAGCCATGTGGAGTGTGCATGTGAGTGCGCCTTATCAGCTCAATATCGCCTTTGAAGAGCTGCTAAAAAATCATCAAGATCAACAAGCTAGCGACATTATTCATATGACGGATTATGTCGCAGATAAAGGCAGTAGTAAGCATATTGCTTATGCGGCCAGTAAAGCGGGTTTAGCTAATTTAACCCATTCTTTTGCCGCTAAGCTTGCACCAGCGGTAAAAGTGAATAGTATTGCGCCCTCGTTGTTAATGTTTAACCAAGATGATCCTCCGGAGTATCGGACAAAGGCCTTGGCAAAGTCATTAATGGCGCTTGAGCCGGGCGCGAGTGAAGCAGTAGCAGCGGTTAACTACTTGCTGGCTAGCAAATATATAACCGGTCGCACCATCGGCTTAGACGGTGGTCGCCATCTGGTCTAGGGTTAATAGTGTTGTTAACTAAACCGTAGCGGGTGAACCAAGAAACTATCTAAAGGAAGTGATTATGAAAGTAGCGTTAGCTGAAAAACAATTTAGAAAAGACGCTTGCTTGTCACCAGAGGCAATTCAAGTACGCCAAGCGTTGATTGAGAAAGGGATAGAAACTCCCTTAGTGGACAATCAATTAAGCAATGAGCAGAAGTACAATAAGATAAAAGCCTCTTTGACTGATGTAGTGGCTACCTTGGGTTTAGATTTAAGTGATGATAGCTTGGCTGAAACCCCACACCGCATTGCAAAAATGTTTGTTGATGAGGTGTTCTCGGGTTTAGATTATTCGCGCTTCCCGAAAATCAGCATCATTGAAAATAAAATGGCCGTGGAAGAGATGGTGAAGGTGTCAGATATCGCCTTTACCAGCACCTGTGAGCACCATTTTGTCACCATCGACGGCTTGGCGAAGGTGGCTTACATTCCTAAAGACCACATTATTGGTTTGTCAAAAATTAACCGCATCGTGCGCTTCTTTGCGCAGCGTCCGCAGGTACAAGAGCGCTTAACTCAACAAGTGCTGGTGGCCTTACAAAGTTTATTGGGAACCGAAGATGTAGCTATTAGCATCGAGGCAACCCATTTCTGCGTGAAAGCTCGCGGGGTGATGGACGCAAGCTCAAGCACCCAAACTTCGGCCTACGGCGGCAAGTTTAAAACCAGTAAATCGGCTAGAAGAGAGTTTTTAGCCTAGAAAAAAGCCGGTGATTACACCGGCTTTTTAGTTATTTGTTACCCGAATTAGCAGCTTTGGGTTTGCTAAAGCGGCGGCTGGTCTTATTGGTGCCACCCCCGGTGTGGCGGCGATTTTTTCCGACCGGTTTGTTACCACGTGCATTTTCGCTAGAGCGCTGACCATCTTTATGTTCGCTACGTGGACTTTTAGGCTTCTTCGGCTTTTTAGCTTTTAAGGGGCGAGTATCGCGGGTTACTGGTAACTGGGTGCTTGGTTCAAAACCGGCTACTTCTTTACGTTCTAATAACTGGCCAGTGAGTCGCTCAATGCCAATTAAATCTCCCACTTCATCAGCACATACCAAAGACACTGCCTGACCTGTTGAACCCGCTCGGCCAGTACGGCCAATGCGGTGCACGTAATCTTCGGCCACATTAGGTAAATCAAAGTTCACCACTTGTGGCAATTGATCGATATCTAAGCCACGTGCTGCAATATCGGTGGCAACTAATACTCGTACATCACCACTTTTAAATTCAGCCAGCGCCCGGGTACGTGCGCCTTGGCTTTTATTGCCGTGAATCGCAGCGGCTGAAATCTTGCGCTGTTCTAAATGTTTGGCTAGGCGGTTAGCGCCATGTTTAGTGCGGCTAAATACCAATACTTGCTGCCAATCATTATCTTTAATCAGCTGAGTAAGCAGGCCAGACTTTTTACTTTTATCTACCGGTACAATCCACTGTTTTACGGTTTTGGCAGTTGCGTTTGGTGGTGTTACCGATACTTCAACGGGGTCTTTAACCAAGCTTTTGGCCAGTGTTCTAATTTCTTCTGAGAAGGTAGCCGAGAACATTAAGGTTTGGCGCTGTTTTGGCAGCAAGGCCAAAATCTTTCTAATGTCGTGAATAAAGCCCATGTCTAACATGCGGTCAGCTTCGTCAAATATAATCACTTCTAACTGCTGAAAACGAAAGGCGTTTTGCTGGTAAAGATCTAATAAACGGCCAGGGGTTGCTACCAGCACATCAGCGCCACGACGCAGCTTTTGCATTTGCGGATTAATCTTCACTCCACCAAATACTACCGTAGAGCTTAGGTCCATGTTCTTGCCGTAAGTACTCACGCTTTCGCCAACCTGCGCAGCTAGCTCACGTGTTGGGGTAAGCACAAGGGCGCGAACTTGATTGGCGCGCACTTTGGGTCCTTTACTTAGCAACTCAAGCAATGGCAAGGTAAAACCTGCTGTTTTACCGGTGCCGGTTTGCGCGGCGGCCATGATGTCTTTGCCTTCTAAAATCACAGGAATGGCTTTGGCTTGAATAGGAGAGGGCGTGTCGTAACCTTGTGCTGCTACGGCGTCTAATAAAGGTTTAGATAAACCCAGGGAGTCAAAGCTCATAGTTGGTCTCTTGTGATAGTAAGTATTGCCGCTAAGTGGCGGGCGTGCAGCTTACAGTAAGTTAGGGTTAAGCGCCAATATTGAGCTAGCAAAAGCGGGCTGCTGAAATCGTGCTAGTCTGAAGGCAATAAAGGGTATTAACGATATTTCGTTAGGGAGTCACTTAATGAGTATAGCCGAGCGTTTGCTAGAGCTAGGAATTAGTTTACCTAAACCAACAGGCCCTGCAGCCAGTTATAGTAATTGTGTACAAACAGGCAATTTACTTTATGTCTCGGGGAAGGGGCCGGTTGCCGGTTTACAAGAGCCGCCAAAGGGTAAAATTGGCAGAGAGTTTACTCACCAGCAAGGGGCGCAGTTTGCCCGTTTGGCTGGCTTAGATATTTTAGCTGCCGTGCAGCAACATCTAGGTTCATTAGATAGAGTAAGCCAAGTTGTGAAGTTACAGGGTTTTATCAATGCCACCGAGCAATTTGAGCAACACCCAGCTGTGCTAGATGGCTGCTCTAAATTGATGGTGGAAGTATTTGGTGACAAGGGTTTACATGCTCGCTCAGTATTTGGTGCTACGTCGCTGCGCGCCAATTTGCCGTTGGTGATTGATTCTATTTTTGAGGTGAGTGAATAATGGCCTACGATTTGGAATTGGCTGAAAAAATTCGCCAAGCGCTAGCCAGCCAAGTTGAGTTTAGTGAACGTAAGATGTTTGGTGGCTTGTGCTTTATGGTGGCTGGCCACATGTGTTGTGGCATTGTTGATAAGCAACTCATGGCGCGGGTTGGACCAAATCAATATCAAGACTGCTTACACTTAGAATTTGCTTCCGAAATGACCTTTACTGGAAAACCAATGAAAGGAATGATCTACGTTTCGCCAGAAGGTTTACTTGAGCCTAAGCAACGTGAGCAGTGGTTGCAATATTGCCTCAACTTTGTGCATAGTTTGCCGCCAAAGTAATCTTATTCCACGCAATTTAGTTACTAGAGATGATATGCAGCAGTTCCCAATAAAAGCTAAAGATGGTCAAGACTTTTTGCTCAGGCTGCTCAATCAGCAAGATGCAGTGTCACTAGGAGCGTTTTTTGTCGCATTAAGTGAAGCCAGTCGCAGTCGCTTTGGGCCTCATCCTTTAAGCAGTGAATATGCTCGGCATTTGTGTGAAGCGCTTGCCGATGACAGCGCACAGCGTTGGGTTATTGCCGAAGGTGCCGCAATTGTCGGCTATTTCATCTTCGAGCGGAAAATCTTAGAGCCGGAATACCAGCGCTATTATGTGCAGGGAGTTAGCTTACAAGCAGAACTTGATGTGATACTTGCCCCCTGCATTGCCGATGACTATCAAAACGCTGGGCTTGCCATGGCGGCGATGCAATCCTTGATGACTGAGTTTAAGCGGCAAGGGGCTCGTAGCTTAGTATTGATGGGAGGAACGCAGCAAAGTAATCATCGCGCGCGACATTTTTATCAACGTTGCGGCTTTGTTGAATATGGCGGTTTTCAAACCGATGTGTATAACATTGATATGCGCCTTAGCTTGTAATTAGCAGCCACTTGGGCATAGTAGCGGCATTATTGTTTTAAGAGAGAATGCCATGAAAATTTGGGTTGATGCCGACGCCTGTCCAGTGGTGATTAAAGAGATTTTGTTCCGGGCCGCCGAACGAACCCAAATACCGCTTACGTTAGTGGCCAATCAATATATAAAAACGCCACCCTCTAAGGTGATTAGCAGTCTGCAAGTTAGCGCGGGTTTTGATGTGGCTGATAATGAGATTGTAGCGCGGGTAGCTGCTGGTGACTTAGTGATTACCTCGGATATTCCTCTAGCCGATGAAGTGATTACCAAGCAAGCTCAGGCTTTAAGCCCACGTGGCGAGCTATATACCAAAAGCAATATTAAGTCGCGACTAAACATGCGTGACTTTATGGACACGATGCGCTCTAGCGGCGTGCATACCGGTGGCCCTGCTGCACTTAGCCAAGCAGATCGCAAAGCTTTTGCTAGCCATTTAGATTCTATTCTCGCCAAACATCAGTCAGCTAAATAAGCCTGCTAATCGAGAAAATAAAAAGCTTAAGCAAGGGCTTAAGCTTTTGAGTCGTGTAGCTAGGGCCTGTTGATCTTTGCTGATGGTTTTTACAGCAATTTATTAGCCATTTAGGCAAGGCAGTGAGTGTGAAGTTAAGTGGGCTTAATAATCACTCGCTAACGCTGAATAAATGGCTAAGAAATGCTGCCCCGAAGGGTTCGGATAAGCGAACTTTACTCTTCGTTGAACACTTTTCACTTAGCCCACTAGGTTTCAAAGTGCTCGTCGCGATTAAAGCCCGCTTATCTTGAATAAAATTTCAACACCAAAGATCAACAGGCCCTAATAACTTAATACTTAAAGCGGTTTACTTGAGTCACCATCTGGTGGCCCACTTCTAATAAATCTTCGGTGGCTTGTTGTAATTGTTTGCTGTCTTCACTAAGAGATTGTGCTCCAAGGCTCAAGGATTCCATGTCAGCGGTAACGGCGCTAGTAACATTAGATTGCTCTTCACTGGCGCTAGCTATCATGGTGATCATGTCATTTACCGAGTTCATTTCTTGGTTAATTTGCACTAACGATTCGCCAGTGCCTTCGGCTGATGAGATGGTTTGACTGACCATTTCTTTACCCGCTTGGGTAGCTTGGTAAGAGGTTTCTGCCTGGCTTTGTAAATCACCAATAATCGACTCAATCTCAGAGGTCGATTCGTGAGTTTTACTGGCGAGAGCACGTACTTCGTCGGCAACTACCGCAAACCCTCTGCCAGACTCACCCGCACGGGCCGCTTCAATGGCGGCATTTAAGGCCAGTAAGTTAGTTTGCTCGGCAATGCCTTTAATCACATCTAATACGCTGCCAATGTTGTCACTTACTTGCTTGAGGCTGGTGACTTCATCGGCGGTGCGATCAAGATTTTTCACTAGCTCGCTTACCTGAGCAATGTTGTCATCAATGGCTTTATGGCCATCCATGGATAATTGGTAAGCCTGCTGGGTGCGAGAAGCGGTGTTCTCAGCGTTGCCAGCGATTTCTTTGGTGGCGATGCCTAGCTGTTGCAAGTTGGTTAATGAGGTAGACGTTAGCTCTGTTTGCTCAAAAGTATTGGCAGTGTTTTTGTCGTTAATGACCCGCACGCTCTCAGATACTAGTTCTAGTTGGGTTGCGGCTTCGGCCATATCTTGAACAATACTTTGTACGGTTTCGATAAAGCTATTGAAGTTGTGGCCAAGTTGGCCAATTTCATCTTCGCTGGTTACGGGAATGCGCGCGGTTAAATCGCCATCACCTTGAGCAATGCCTGCAAGAACCTTATTCACATTGGCTAGCGGTGCAATAATCACTTTACGCAGCGCTAGAATCAGCAACACAATAATTAGCGCCGTCATGAAAATAATAGTAAGGATGTCTTCGCTTAACTCATTGCTTAGGGCGCTGTTAATGGCCTGTTTGGTGACGCCAATTTCGATGGTGCCAAGCGGCTTACCATCCCAATCTAAATCAATGCTAATGGTTTCATCTGGGCTAAAACCAGAGTCGTGATTTTCGGCCATTAGCTTACCACGCTGATCACTTACCTTGATGCCTGCAATCATCGGCTCATCGATAAAGGCATCGATGGTGGCTTTAATGACATCGAAGTCATACACAAACACCGGTTCTTTAAGAATAATGCTCATTTGTTTAGTGAGGGCTAACTTGTCGTTTTGGTATTGCTGGTTCAACGACGCGCTGCTAAGCCAATATAATGCGCTGATTACAATGACCCCAGACACAAGAATAACAACAACAAGTAGCGAGGCGAGTTTTGCGGTAATTGTTTTCATAAATTATTGTCCAGCCAGTGGGTCAAACCAAATCTTCTGCGGAATGGCATTTACTTTGTCAGTAAGGTAGGGGTTTTCTAAATCAAAAATGGTACGTTTTTCTAGTTTGCCTAGCTCTAAGGCATTCTTTACATCTGGATCATTAAGAAACATTTTTTGATAACTGCCATCTTCAAACATCTGATAAAGAATATCGTTAAGGTGTTTGGCTAAGCTTTGATTGTCTTTTTTAACAAAAAAGAAAAACGGCATTTTGTAGCGCAACATGACATAGCTATCTACTGTTAGGTTATATTTGGCTTCGCGTTTAACTTCACTCCAAGGCTCAAAAATACCCCGTGGGAAGTAGTCACAGCGGTCAGCTTCTAACATGGCAAAAATGTTGCCGTAACCTAAGCTCTTAGCCACTTTAATACCGTTAGCTTCAAGAATGGCCGTATCGGCCCACAACTTACCTTGGCAGGGAATAAATTGGCGCATTTGGGCAAAGCTGGTCACTTGTTTAAAGGTTTCACTTTTCTCTTGTTCAACAATGCCTAAGCGCATACCTAAGGTGCCGCGGTATAGCGGAAAATACACCGCACTTTGTTGTTGCTCGCGGTCGGCCGAGGTGGCAGTCCAAAAAAGGTCAAGTACTCCATCATTTAAATCGGCAACGGTTTTAGCAAAGGAAATTTCGCCAGCATCGCCATAGGGGTAACCTACAGAGTCATAAATATCGCTGCGTTTAACGATTTCTTTGGCCAGCACAAAGGGCAAGGTATTACCGTTTGGCGAGCCGGGAATGTTTAAGGTTTTAGCAGAACATATTGATGATAAAAATATCATCAAAAAGAGAGTCTTGTGCATATAGCCTCCATGCTTTTGTATAGCTTAGATAGGGCAGCATTTGAGGTATACGATAAGATTGTAAAGCGTGACTTAGATCAAATTTATAATTCTTTGATGATTAATTGCTGGGCAATGTAGTGAGAATTAAACATTGCTTGTTACCTTAGTA
Coding sequences within it:
- a CDS encoding DUF3565 domain-containing protein, with protein sequence MLQIIIGFQLDEERHWVARLACGHYQHVRHQPPWQNRPWVLNYQGRFSMLGKELSCVKCLESAPRDWN
- a CDS encoding DUF3833 domain-containing protein produces the protein MQLASSVHRKYLLLISLLAGLWGCSSADVSSYADNQPTLVLEDFFDGQLSAHGIVKNRSGELIRYFNVTIDASWDEQGVGTLDEHFVFDDGEKQQRIWTLVKQDDGSYLASANDVSQPAKMHLAGNALFMDYVLTLQYKGKPLDVVVEDRMYLVNSTTIVNESVMRKFGFKVGSVSLVIQKQS
- the folX gene encoding dihydroneopterin triphosphate 2'-epimerase, whose product is MSNVSKTNVSNLAPLANSFRLEPALITITNLRLRTYIGFNEEELSKQQDVVINAEIRYQASKACEADSEDLALNYKVITKAMIAHVEQGHFRLLEKLCADLLTLAMEEPRVINASITVDKPHALRFADSVSVTLSGSRNAE
- the folM gene encoding dihydromonapterin reductase; protein product: MPSKPANSSAPVLITGGSQRLGLAIAEDLLQQGYSVIVTYRSDKPAVQALRDKGADCIIADFSDEQGICQFIAYVLDNYSALRAVIHNASQWLNNTALDNQHQLMQAMWSVHVSAPYQLNIAFEELLKNHQDQQASDIIHMTDYVADKGSSKHIAYAASKAGLANLTHSFAAKLAPAVKVNSIAPSLLMFNQDDPPEYRTKALAKSLMALEPGASEAVAAVNYLLASKYITGRTIGLDGGRHLV
- the folE gene encoding GTP cyclohydrolase I FolE is translated as MKVALAEKQFRKDACLSPEAIQVRQALIEKGIETPLVDNQLSNEQKYNKIKASLTDVVATLGLDLSDDSLAETPHRIAKMFVDEVFSGLDYSRFPKISIIENKMAVEEMVKVSDIAFTSTCEHHFVTIDGLAKVAYIPKDHIIGLSKINRIVRFFAQRPQVQERLTQQVLVALQSLLGTEDVAISIEATHFCVKARGVMDASSSTQTSAYGGKFKTSKSARREFLA
- a CDS encoding DEAD/DEAH box helicase — encoded protein: MSFDSLGLSKPLLDAVAAQGYDTPSPIQAKAIPVILEGKDIMAAAQTGTGKTAGFTLPLLELLSKGPKVRANQVRALVLTPTRELAAQVGESVSTYGKNMDLSSTVVFGGVKINPQMQKLRRGADVLVATPGRLLDLYQQNAFRFQQLEVIIFDEADRMLDMGFIHDIRKILALLPKQRQTLMFSATFSEEIRTLAKSLVKDPVEVSVTPPNATAKTVKQWIVPVDKSKKSGLLTQLIKDNDWQQVLVFSRTKHGANRLAKHLEQRKISAAAIHGNKSQGARTRALAEFKSGDVRVLVATDIAARGLDIDQLPQVVNFDLPNVAEDYVHRIGRTGRAGSTGQAVSLVCADEVGDLIGIERLTGQLLERKEVAGFEPSTQLPVTRDTRPLKAKKPKKPKSPRSEHKDGQRSSENARGNKPVGKNRRHTGGGTNKTSRRFSKPKAANSGNK
- a CDS encoding RidA family protein codes for the protein MSIAERLLELGISLPKPTGPAASYSNCVQTGNLLYVSGKGPVAGLQEPPKGKIGREFTHQQGAQFARLAGLDILAAVQQHLGSLDRVSQVVKLQGFINATEQFEQHPAVLDGCSKLMVEVFGDKGLHARSVFGATSLRANLPLVIDSIFEVSE
- a CDS encoding TfoX/Sxy family protein — encoded protein: MAYDLELAEKIRQALASQVEFSERKMFGGLCFMVAGHMCCGIVDKQLMARVGPNQYQDCLHLEFASEMTFTGKPMKGMIYVSPEGLLEPKQREQWLQYCLNFVHSLPPK
- a CDS encoding GNAT family N-acetyltransferase, whose product is MQQFPIKAKDGQDFLLRLLNQQDAVSLGAFFVALSEASRSRFGPHPLSSEYARHLCEALADDSAQRWVIAEGAAIVGYFIFERKILEPEYQRYYVQGVSLQAELDVILAPCIADDYQNAGLAMAAMQSLMTEFKRQGARSLVLMGGTQQSNHRARHFYQRCGFVEYGGFQTDVYNIDMRLSL
- a CDS encoding YaiI/YqxD family protein translates to MKIWVDADACPVVIKEILFRAAERTQIPLTLVANQYIKTPPSKVISSLQVSAGFDVADNEIVARVAAGDLVITSDIPLADEVITKQAQALSPRGELYTKSNIKSRLNMRDFMDTMRSSGVHTGGPAALSQADRKAFASHLDSILAKHQSAK
- a CDS encoding methyl-accepting chemotaxis protein, with amino-acid sequence MKTITAKLASLLVVVILVSGVIVISALYWLSSASLNQQYQNDKLALTKQMSIILKEPVFVYDFDVIKATIDAFIDEPMIAGIKVSDQRGKLMAENHDSGFSPDETISIDLDWDGKPLGTIEIGVTKQAINSALSNELSEDILTIIFMTALIIVLLILALRKVIIAPLANVNKVLAGIAQGDGDLTARIPVTSEDEIGQLGHNFNSFIETVQSIVQDMAEAATQLELVSESVRVINDKNTANTFEQTELTSTSLTNLQQLGIATKEIAGNAENTASRTQQAYQLSMDGHKAIDDNIAQVSELVKNLDRTADEVTSLKQVSDNIGSVLDVIKGIAEQTNLLALNAAIEAARAGESGRGFAVVADEVRALASKTHESTSEIESIIGDLQSQAETSYQATQAGKEMVSQTISSAEGTGESLVQINQEMNSVNDMITMIASASEEQSNVTSAVTADMESLSLGAQSLSEDSKQLQQATEDLLEVGHQMVTQVNRFKY
- a CDS encoding transporter substrate-binding domain-containing protein, producing the protein MHKTLFLMIFLSSICSAKTLNIPGSPNGNTLPFVLAKEIVKRSDIYDSVGYPYGDAGEISFAKTVADLNDGVLDLFWTATSADREQQQSAVYFPLYRGTLGMRLGIVEQEKSETFKQVTSFAQMRQFIPCQGKLWADTAILEANGIKVAKSLGYGNIFAMLEADRCDYFPRGIFEPWSEVKREAKYNLTVDSYVMLRYKMPFFFFVKKDNQSLAKHLNDILYQMFEDGSYQKMFLNDPDVKNALELGKLEKRTIFDLENPYLTDKVNAIPQKIWFDPLAGQ